The region TCCGGGGCTTTATGAACAAAAATTTATTTTTATTGTTTTACTTCAAAGTCTGCTTTTATTCTTACAATGTCACTTACCATGGCATCCGGGAATTTTCCACCGATTCCAAAGTCAGATCTTTTCACATCTCCATATACCTGTAAGCCTTTTGTTACTTTACCTGTCTTTTTGTCTGTAAGCTCACCACGGTATACCATAGTCATTGTAACAGGTTTGGTTACTCCATGCATAGTAAGGTTTCCTTTTAAAATATAAGTATTAGTCTTATCAGCTTTTAGAGAGGTACTGTTGAACGTAATTTTGTCGAACTGAGCCGCATCGAAAAAGTCAGGACTTTTTAAATGATTATCACGAGCATCAACATTGGTGTCAATAGAATTAACATCTATACTGAAATTAACTTTGGCATCGCTAAAGTCTTTAGCTTGTGATGCTACGGCCAAATCAAAAGTCTTGAAAATTCCCGAAACATCTGAAATTCCCATGTGTACTACTGTAAATGCAACATGTGAATGCGCAGGATCAGCTTTCCATGAAGTTTGAGCAAAGATGAATGTACTTGCTACTAAAAAACTAAGAATTGAAAATAACTTTTTCATATTTATTGGTTTAAATTGATGTCTGCAAATTTACATGCTCATCAGAAGCCAGACATAGACATATGATAAGAAATACTTCCTATAATAAATTTACAAGTCTATGAAATTGCAGCTTCATAAGCCTGCCAGCCCCTTGTTTTATATGTTAATGCGGCTTGCTCTATATCATCAGCTTTATATATACCACGACCTACAATAATAAAATCGGTATGTAGATTTTTGAATACATGCTCTGGTGTATTATATTGTTGTCCCTTGCTGTCTCCTCCCGCAGAGATATTGACTCCCGGAGTAAACAGTAACAAGTCATCCTGAATCTGGTTTTGTGCTACGCAACCCATAACGTTTGGCTCATTGATAATAATTTTCATCGCCTCCTCACGGTAATGTGCATCGGTAAGTGTTCCTTGAGAAGACATTCCCAAAATTGTAATAATTCCTGCATTGTGGAAACCTTCCAGAGCCTTACTTCCTCCGATAGCATGTGCAGTAACCATATCTGCCCAGTTTGCAATCTTATATACACCATGTGAAAACTGCAATTCCTGAGTATTTCCAATATCTCCGAATTTTCGGTCTTCCATTAACAGGAAATTGTGTTTTGAAGCAATGTCTATTAATGGAATAATAGTTTTATCATAATCGAAATCTGAAATAATATCGATATGTGTTTTTAGTGCTGCAATATGTGGACCTACAACCTCCGCGAAATCCAAAAGCTCTTGTGTTGTAATTACGTCAGCAGATGCAATAAGATTGCTGCGTTTCTGTAATGCTGTTTCCAGTAGTTTTGTGGCTACAGGATGGTCTATGTTTTTAAGTTTTTCTTCGTAGCGAACTTTTTTCTTTTCTTCGAAAGTAACAGTGTTTCCGTTTAAGAAGTCATTGATTCTTTCTACTTCATCATCAGTTAGTTGTTTTTCTTCTTTCAGGATTTCAACAACTTCTGAGATTGTGAATAGTGTATGTACGTTGTAACCTTTTTCCTGTAACTTTTCACGTCCTCCTTGTTGTCTGTCCAATACCACTACAATGTCGGATACATTTAAACCTTCATTTTCTACCTCATCAATAGTTTCTAAAAGAGATTTCCCGGAAGTAATAACATCTTCTACCAAAAGACAGTTTTGTCCTTTTTGGAAGATACCTTCGATAAGCTTTTTAGTACCGTAAGCTTTAGCTTCCTTTCTTTTAATAATTAAAGGAATATAGCTTTCTAATGACATTGCTGTCGCCATAGGAAGAGCTGCATAAGGTACTCCGCAGATCAGATCAAAATTATCCAAAGGAAGCATTTCCAGAAGATAGTTAGAAAGATGCTTTAGGATTTTAGGATCGGATGCCAAAGGACGAAG is a window of Elizabethkingia anophelis R26 DNA encoding:
- the pyrF gene encoding orotidine-5'-phosphate decarboxylase; amino-acid sequence: METKRAFFLEAYKLGIIKFGRFTLKSGIESPFYVDLRPLASDPKILKHLSNYLLEMLPLDNFDLICGVPYAALPMATAMSLESYIPLIIKRKEAKAYGTKKLIEGIFQKGQNCLLVEDVITSGKSLLETIDEVENEGLNVSDIVVVLDRQQGGREKLQEKGYNVHTLFTISEVVEILKEEKQLTDDEVERINDFLNGNTVTFEEKKKVRYEEKLKNIDHPVATKLLETALQKRSNLIASADVITTQELLDFAEVVGPHIAALKTHIDIISDFDYDKTIIPLIDIASKHNFLLMEDRKFGDIGNTQELQFSHGVYKIANWADMVTAHAIGGSKALEGFHNAGIITILGMSSQGTLTDAHYREEAMKIIINEPNVMGCVAQNQIQDDLLLFTPGVNISAGGDSKGQQYNTPEHVFKNLHTDFIIVGRGIYKADDIEQAALTYKTRGWQAYEAAIS
- a CDS encoding YceI family protein, with protein sequence MKKLFSILSFLVASTFIFAQTSWKADPAHSHVAFTVVHMGISDVSGIFKTFDLAVASQAKDFSDAKVNFSIDVNSIDTNVDARDNHLKSPDFFDAAQFDKITFNSTSLKADKTNTYILKGNLTMHGVTKPVTMTMVYRGELTDKKTGKVTKGLQVYGDVKRSDFGIGGKFPDAMVSDIVRIKADFEVKQ